TAGATGAAGGAAAGCAACAAAAAGAAGTACTATCTAATGAAACGCTAGTACCCTTCTTTCAAGCGCATAACACGATCATCACTGGATAGATTCCTTTTGCGCAACCACCTTAGAAATTCAGGCGAAAAGCCCTTGTTGTCCGGGTTGATGTCAAAAACAATAGACTCATCAACGTATGGGGTCACCTGAGCACCATAGCCAGCTTTAACCAAAGCTCTCAAGCCCGATTGGAAGTCAGAGATATAAAAGTCAACCACATTCCTCTGCGAAAGAGTTATTTAGGTCAAAGTAATTAAAAGCAAGTATCTACAAACAAAAAGCCAATATGATTGACATTTCCTTGTAacaacagtttcaaacaaattgAACGCTTTCCATATTATGGAAACTGAAACACCACTAGTTCCACTCGTTTAGATGCCCTTTAAATTAGAAACTGAGTTTGATGGAATCTGGAGGTAAAACCCACCAGAAATGGTTCATGGGATATCCCATGAGAATTAAAATAAAAGGACAAATATGTTCTTTTAAAcacgtatcacttgtttctcattAAGTTCAACAATTAGGGAGAGGCATACCTCCATTGATCTCAATCCCCAAGTAAAGTGGCGATGCTTCGAATTGGCAGCTTTGGAGTCCCAGCCCCTGTATTCATATAAACTAGTAGATGTGTAGACACATCTAGGAACTTTACTGTATGATGACTCAAGGGGAAAATTTCCGCATGTGACAACCTGCAAGAAACTCAAGTCTATCATCTTCAATAGAATAAATGCATGGTTATCGTAAAGCCAACATACATAAATTGACAGCAAATGAAAGACAGGAAAATTATCTAGTGGAAGTTCTATGTTGCGCCATATCCAATACATCCTAAATCTTAGAAATGctagaaaataaaataacaataCTATTTTCCTTTGTCATATTCAACAGGATATCTGGAAACAACAAAATGCAAAATTACTCTCCGTATTACTTCTATCGAAAACTATGGTTCATGTAGTCAAAATGTGCAAAGAATTTAGTAAGTAGTCTGACAGGGGATGTTTGTGGTAAGCAGGATGCTAATGCATGTGCTATATAAGTGAGAATTTTAACAAAGAACAGAAAATTGTCTTGACCATAATATTGTCTTTCGCCTCTAACACTTCTAAAATCATCAATAACTTTCTTAGGACGCTACATACCCCAGTAACCTTGACATATTGCCCATCTTTTGCTGTTTTCAACTCGGCATCAGGATATTGAGAAATGAATCCTATGATTGCTCTCCTTCCAAAGCAAGTGTTCCAAATGAAAAGCGAAGAAACTGCTCCAAAAATAATCACAACAACTATAAGAAGAACGGCATTGTGAACAGCTCCTAGAATGAAGCCCCCTGCTATGAACCCCATCACAAACAGCAAAACTACAGACCACAATATTGGCTTGGGCAAGCTCCCCTTGAATGAATAATCCTCCTCTTGACCAAGATTAGTGACAGCCTGATTATGAACAACAGTGGTGTTATGTAGCTTCACTGATCCAATTGAATTCAGTGGACCAGATACTTTATGAGGTACACTGCTCGAGTTAAGTGGTCCGGAATTAATTGGGCCAGATGTGATAAGTCCTGTAGCTGGGAGTGGTGGTGGGAGAGGGCCAGAGTTCTGGCGAGCCATTGGGTTTATACCTCCAGATTGAGGACCAGATGACTTTTTAATTGAATCCCCATGCTTAAGTGGTCCAGAATTAGACTTTTGTCTGTTTACTGAAGAATTAGAAACAGGAACTGCAGAAGAGAGGGAACCAGAATAGCTAGAACGACCAGAGGCATTAGGCATGACCGGTCCTGAGTGAGGAGCTGCACCTCCAAACGATCCATTTCTTAAGGGAGCACCGGGGAGAGGTCCAGATTTTCTAGACTTCTCCATGTGAAGATCAAACATCTTACCAAGTTCACCTGATTTTTTAATATCTCCACCTGTATATGGCATGGCAATTGAGCTCATTGTTGGAGGCTTCTCTTTTGGCTGTTCTGGCCTACCCGAAACATACAGGCCATTGCTGAGCTGATGCGATGGGAATCTTGAACCCATTATGCTTTAGCAAAACAGATCCACTAAATCTTGCTATATCCTCTGATGAATATCTACAATGATCCACAGGAATTAATCCTGAGTATCAGCTCCTGGCATCATCATGGTGAGTCAAAAGCTGCGACAAAGCAAGGATCCACACTTTATCTTTCAAGCAATCTTCTGACACATACAAAGAACCACATCACAGATGATGAAAGGCATGTCCATGCTGGTAGAATCATGCATGTATAATATGGTTTAGTAAACAACATATGGAATAAATAAAATGACAATATATGTATCTATTTATTGTGACAGAAAAACTTCAGATTAAATATGGTGACCATTTTGAGTTATTTTTCCTCATAAATCATCAATGACAACTCTATATCATTCCTCATAAATCCATCCAAAGTATTCAAGATCCCCTCTACTAAAGTGACCATCTGAGACACCCCACTGAGGTCCATTTAAGTCATTTTATATCTTGCCATTAGACGTGCAAGTTGTTCTAGTTCTTATGTCAACTACGCTGTAACTATGCCTATTGTTATTTTTGAATGCACCTAAAAAATGTTCTATAACTGATTGCTGTTGTCTGAAGTTTGGATTAAAGGAGATTTTCACAAAAGAGTATAGCCTTTATTAGCAAACAGTGttaatttttaataattgatGTTCAGTGAAGCATTGTCAGAATATTCTGCAAATTTGATGTCACAAGAATATGGCAACAAATTAAATCAAATTATAGACAAGTGTCTAATATCTTGCTCTTGCACTGGCATCCCATATGACCAAATTCATTCCCTTGACAAACATTAATGAAACAAAGATACATTGAACCATCGAGTAGAAGAAGATTCTCAACTGGCTCcaattaaggaaataatatgtcttaaaattttcattcaacaAATTCATCTCTGAACAAAATTTAGCAAGAACTCATTTGCAGCTTGTGGCAAGTAATAATAGCATAAACATTTGAGCATGGTATTACCATTAACGGATAGTGAATTGTAAAAGAAAACATGTTGGAGATTTGACTCTACTTATATCCATTCTCCTTCATTAGTTATTCATATACCCACCTTCCTTTTTATTCAGACAGTCTTAGTATCTGAGTTAGGTATCGTATATGGAATTTCAGGCCATATCGTAGATCTCCGAAATTCATATAGAGATtgaagagagaagaaaaatttAAGGAACCCACATTCTTGTTACACAATTTTAATTATGTGACATGTTAGATTTCATCATGATACTTCTAATAACACCATCTTCTACATGGATCAGCAAGCTGAAAAAAGGCATACGAGTAATTAGTTGGATCGAACTTAGACTTCAAACAGTTTGTACATTTTCCGGAGTTTCTAGCTGTTCCCAGTAGTAGATCCAAATAATTCTAGAGCATATAAATTTTTGACAGAGATGTTACACCATCAATTCTAGCCCTGCACTATAATATTGGGACAACACTTAATTATGCCAGCATTTTCAACATCAAGAAGTCAAAGTAAGATGCAGGCTCCATATTGCAACTGGCAATTGCAATGTAGAACATGCTAACATGTTTGTTTAAGCAACTTATGCTGCACATCCAATAGGAATGATAACACATAAATCACGGCGCTGAATCATGAATCCAAACCAAAGAAGTACAAGAAGCAACCTCCCGATTAAAAAATTGTAAAGAATGTCTGTTCCACAGATTCAAATCCAAGTGAAATGTATCATTTTTCCAGTAATTACAGAGTCAACAGTTGAAACCAAATACAGCCTGTCACCGCATTAGAACATTGATCAACAGATATTCGAACATGCACATTTGTGCCAAGCGATCATTTCATGAGAAACAAATAACAACACATGTAATAGGAAGATCATACACTATAAACTCCCACAATTGAAAGAGGTTCGAAGTTGGTAGTATCTGTGATTAATGTTTTTTGCCATATCAACAAATCCAGATCTGAATTATGAAAAGAAAAACATACCTTCGCATTCCCATCAAAACTTTTTTTCGAATAAATCCTATCATTtcctataatttaaataaaagagAAATGAACATTCACACATCGACAAAAGAACAATTTCtcgctttctaaaaataaaaaatcacttTTATGCTAAATTACCCGTCTCCAAACTTCGCAAAATGAGAAAGCAGACATAAATTTCAGCTGAATCGAAAAGAACCAAACTTGAGGATTCCACCTACCGAAAAAACCAAACTTTACATCAACATTCTCGAAATCGACGCAACCTATTCCAAAGCAAGAACTTTTATCCTCCATCGGATTCACagtaagaaaaagaaaggatctCGTTCTGGGTAAGCGAGCAAAAGATAGAGATCGATCGCCACGTACCTCCGAATCCAAATAGCAGCCGAGAAACCAGCAGTTCCGCAGCAGTCGACGGATGAGGAGGCAGGAGGTGAAGTAAGCTGCAAATGGatcacaaaagagagagagagagacccttCTACCGAGTGAGAAAAGGTGGGAGATTATGTATACAAACCTGTCACCTGCACTGGTCcctccgctctctctctctctctctctctctctctcctgaattttttttcctttttcttttttttcccttgcAAATAATGACTATTATAACCCTAAGTTTCAAATTTTGAAAAGATTTTTTTGGACTCATTGTAAAACATAAACCTTTTATTTCTTGATGTGTGATTCACAACATTTTTACTCAACCACTGTTTCTGGATTGCATCTTTCTTGTTCTTGATGTTGCACATCatgatattattccaaatatttaatctaaccattttttttttctgtgttcACAGGCTGATTAAAAATCTTCAACAATTCTGCACCTACCAACTCTAATTCCAATGGACATTTTTTG
The window above is part of the Musa acuminata AAA Group cultivar baxijiao chromosome BXJ1-1, Cavendish_Baxijiao_AAA, whole genome shotgun sequence genome. Proteins encoded here:
- the LOC103982065 gene encoding uncharacterized membrane protein At1g16860; this encodes MGSRFPSHQLSNGLYVSGRPEQPKEKPPTMSSIAMPYTGGDIKKSGELGKMFDLHMEKSRKSGPLPGAPLRNGSFGGAAPHSGPVMPNASGRSSYSGSLSSAVPVSNSSVNRQKSNSGPLKHGDSIKKSSGPQSGGINPMARQNSGPLPPPLPATGLITSGPINSGPLNSSSVPHKVSGPLNSIGSVKLHNTTVVHNQAVTNLGQEEDYSFKGSLPKPILWSVVLLFVMGFIAGGFILGAVHNAVLLIVVVIIFGAVSSLFIWNTCFGRRAIIGFISQYPDAELKTAKDGQYVKVTGVVTCGNFPLESSYSKVPRCVYTSTSLYEYRGWDSKAANSKHRHFTWGLRSMERNVVDFYISDFQSGLRALVKAGYGAQVTPYVDESIVFDINPDNKGFSPEFLRWLRKRNLSSDDRVMRLKEGYIKEGSTVSVMGIVRRNDNVLMIVPPSEPFSTGCQWAKCILPANLEGIVLRCEDTSKIDVIPV